In Bacteroidales bacterium, the following proteins share a genomic window:
- a CDS encoding glycosyltransferase, translating into MKNNIYFVTKKLKKVLVSVINDLVTDQRVHRTCKTLLLLGFNVTLIGRKKKNSLYLDNRTYKMLRFRMFFEKGFLFYFFYNIRLFFLLLFKKNHLLFSNDLDTLLPNFLVSKIKGIPLFYDSHEYFTGVPELIHRPFVQKIWKRLEKFIFPKLENIITVNDSIANLYKSEYNKELVVVRNIPETKTSMILKHKTELGLPDNKYIIILQGSGINIQRGSEEAVEAMKYIKNACLLIVGDGDVLPLLKNYVAENKMEDKVIFIPKQSPENLIHYTANADLGLSLDKDTNINYRFSLPNKLFDYIHAGIPVLASPLTEVKKIIEEFNIGCCIESHDPKHIAEKIEFMLTNTKNRENWEKNLKLAVAKLNWAEEQKKLISALRKYA; encoded by the coding sequence ATGAAAAATAATATTTATTTTGTAACAAAAAAATTGAAGAAAGTTTTAGTTTCTGTAATTAACGATCTCGTTACAGACCAAAGAGTTCACAGAACCTGTAAAACCTTATTACTCTTAGGGTTTAATGTTACTCTTATTGGGAGAAAAAAGAAAAATAGTTTGTATTTGGATAATCGAACTTATAAAATGCTTCGTTTTCGTATGTTTTTTGAAAAAGGCTTCTTATTCTACTTTTTCTATAACATCAGATTATTTTTTCTGCTTTTATTTAAAAAAAATCATCTTCTTTTCTCCAATGACCTTGACACTCTACTCCCTAATTTCCTTGTTTCAAAAATAAAAGGTATTCCTCTTTTTTATGATAGCCATGAATATTTTACAGGCGTCCCAGAGCTGATTCACAGACCATTTGTTCAGAAAATATGGAAACGTCTCGAAAAATTTATTTTTCCGAAACTTGAAAACATAATAACTGTTAATGACTCTATAGCCAATCTTTATAAATCTGAATACAATAAAGAGCTCGTTGTCGTGAGAAATATTCCTGAAACGAAAACTTCAATGATATTAAAACATAAAACGGAATTAGGGTTACCAGACAACAAATACATTATTATACTACAGGGTTCGGGTATCAATATACAGCGTGGCTCCGAAGAGGCTGTGGAAGCCATGAAATACATCAAAAATGCCTGCTTGCTGATTGTTGGCGATGGTGATGTACTGCCTTTATTGAAAAATTATGTGGCAGAAAACAAAATGGAAGACAAAGTGATTTTTATTCCAAAACAATCTCCCGAAAACCTTATTCATTATACTGCCAATGCCGATCTGGGCCTCAGCCTCGACAAAGATACCAACATCAACTATCGTTTCAGTTTACCAAACAAGCTTTTCGACTACATCCATGCCGGCATACCGGTTTTGGCTTCGCCACTAACAGAAGTAAAAAAAATTATTGAGGAATTTAATATTGGTTGCTGTATAGAATCACATGACCCTAAACATATAGCCGAGAAAATCGAGTTTATGCTAACCAACACAAAAAACAGGGAAAATTGGGAAAAAAACCTTAAACTTGCAGTTGCAAAATTAAACTGGGCAGAAGAACAGAAAAAACTTATCTCAGCCCTTCGGAAATATGCCTGA
- a CDS encoding ATP-binding cassette domain-containing protein has translation MTSNTIIHLENVSVFQDKTLVLANVSMAIERGEFVYLIGPTGSGKSSLLKLIYADLPAVDGIAKVVSYDLLKIKQRQIPFLRRKLGIVFQDFQLLTDRTVTENLLFIMRATGWHDKDDMYMRIHEVLEKVGLNNKGSKMPNQLSGGEQQRVGIARALLNHPEIILADEPTGNLDPATSEDILQVLMKISNTGTAVLMATHDQLLFSKYPSRTLRIEDGLLID, from the coding sequence ATTACCAGTAATACCATTATTCACCTTGAAAATGTTTCGGTTTTTCAGGATAAGACCCTTGTGCTTGCCAATGTTTCCATGGCTATTGAGCGGGGGGAGTTTGTTTATCTTATTGGTCCAACCGGAAGCGGGAAAAGTAGTCTGCTGAAACTTATTTATGCCGACCTGCCTGCTGTAGATGGGATAGCTAAAGTTGTATCTTATGACCTTCTTAAAATAAAACAACGGCAAATACCTTTCCTCAGAAGAAAACTTGGTATCGTGTTTCAGGATTTTCAACTGCTTACCGACCGCACCGTGACAGAGAACCTGCTTTTCATTATGCGTGCAACAGGCTGGCATGATAAGGATGACATGTACATGCGGATACATGAAGTTTTAGAAAAAGTAGGGCTGAATAATAAAGGTTCAAAAATGCCCAATCAGCTTTCGGGGGGAGAACAGCAGCGTGTTGGTATTGCCAGGGCATTGCTCAATCACCCGGAAATTATACTTGCTGACGAGCCAACGGGTAATCTTGACCCAGCCACTTCTGAGGATATTTTACAGGTGTTGATGAAAATAAGCAACACAGGAACTGCTGTGCTCATGGCAACCCATGACCAGCTGCTTTTTAGTAAATACCCATCCAGAACGCTTCGTATTGAAGATGGCCTCCTGATTGATTAA
- a CDS encoding glycosyltransferase family 1 protein, protein MPDNHLHIIAFDIPVPVNYGGAIDIFYKLKYLHKEGIKIHLHCFEYDRKPSTQLNGYCYEVHYYKRNISKTKLFSRQPYIIATRNSEELLQNLMHDDYPILFEGLHTCSILNHKKLRTRKKFVRTHNIEHEYYNHLASVEKNMFKRYYFLNEAGKLKHFEYILEYADGIASISMNDTKYFSRKFKNVRTVSAFHPNETISSKAGRGSYVLYHGSLDVGENNQAALFLVREVFNDLKMPLVIAGNKPSGELKTAINGNKNISLRTNVTSDDIYGMISDAHINILPTFQSTGIKLKLLAALFLGRFCMVNSPMIEKTGLESLCICRDTAEELKKEIEMLFSKDYDVSENIKREEILLHNGFSNDHNVKALTGLIFD, encoded by the coding sequence ATGCCTGACAATCATCTTCATATCATCGCTTTCGACATTCCGGTTCCTGTAAATTATGGCGGAGCTATTGATATCTTTTACAAACTCAAGTATCTGCATAAAGAGGGTATAAAAATACATCTCCACTGTTTCGAATACGACCGCAAACCATCTACTCAACTGAATGGATATTGTTACGAAGTCCATTATTACAAACGAAATATTTCAAAAACCAAACTATTCAGCCGACAACCTTATATTATAGCCACCCGAAATTCTGAGGAACTGCTTCAAAACCTTATGCATGATGATTATCCTATACTCTTTGAGGGATTGCACACCTGTAGTATATTGAATCATAAAAAATTACGTACCCGTAAAAAATTTGTCCGCACACATAATATAGAACACGAATATTACAATCATCTGGCAAGTGTGGAAAAAAACATGTTCAAACGTTACTATTTTCTTAATGAAGCAGGGAAACTGAAACATTTTGAATACATATTAGAATACGCTGATGGCATTGCATCCATTTCAATGAACGACACCAAATATTTTTCCAGAAAATTCAAGAATGTCCGTACGGTGTCAGCTTTTCATCCCAATGAAACTATCAGCTCTAAAGCGGGGCGGGGCTCTTATGTTTTGTACCACGGAAGCCTTGATGTTGGCGAAAACAATCAGGCAGCTTTGTTTCTTGTCCGTGAAGTTTTTAATGACCTGAAAATGCCTCTTGTAATTGCAGGTAACAAGCCTTCAGGCGAGCTGAAAACGGCCATAAACGGCAACAAAAACATCTCCTTACGTACCAATGTCACCAGTGATGATATTTACGGTATGATATCCGATGCTCATATAAATATACTGCCCACCTTTCAATCAACAGGCATCAAGTTGAAATTGCTGGCAGCATTATTCCTTGGAAGGTTTTGCATGGTAAACAGTCCGATGATAGAAAAAACCGGACTTGAAAGTCTTTGTATATGCAGGGATACTGCTGAAGAACTAAAAAAAGAAATTGAGATGCTTTTCTCTAAAGATTATGATGTTTCTGAAAACATCAAAAGAGAAGAAATATTATTACACAATGGCTTTTCGAACGACCACAACGTAAAAGCACTTACTGGCCTCATATTCGACTAA